In Chanos chanos chromosome 14, fChaCha1.1, whole genome shotgun sequence, the sequence ttttttggggggtacAGATGATCGTTTGAACAAGATTACAAAAGTCCAGTGAAGATAACTACATCAGAAAactaaaatgtgttattttatttccCTTCTGCCATAAATCAAAGATGGGCTGTGTTAGAATGGATTCACTGTACCTGCAGCTGTCTGCATCAACAGACTTGCTTTTCAAGTTAAGAATTTTGTTCCTTTTGCCTTCACCGTCCTAACTATAgctttaaagaaatgaaaattaacAACAAGAATGTTGAATAATGAAGAAATAAGcattttataatgttttataacaGACATATTCCAACATTAGCTCCAATCAAGGGGATTTATCAACAACCCCCCGCGATAAATAACCGACTAAtaagaatgaaaaattaatCCACAAAGACAAATACTGATTATCAAAAGatagtttcattcatttttcaaccAGACAACAAAAAGGACAAATTTGGCAAAAAGCAATATCATCAATATAAGAAAGCTTTTCGTTTGATTTTTCATACGCCTTGAAAGAAAACCAGAAATCTtggctgaaaagaaaacaacgaTTAATGTACTAATGAAATGTTTCCAACCCACCTTAGGCCAATTACACAGTTTACAATCACTGCACTTgaatagtgaaaaaaaatgtaatctaaaCATCTCGTCATAGTATGCTATGAAATGCGGCTCAAAAGCCTCTCATGGAGACTTCTGGCAGTATCTGTTATATGCATAGTTTGGAATTACATCATGTATATATTTCCTACTCATCACTAGCAGTTTTATAACAATGCTGTAGCATGCTACTACTTGATGAAAATCATCCGTCATACACAATTAGTCACTTTCCCTAGGGGCAATACTTactttgtctgtctgcattcCAGCATTTAATGCAAATTAGACTACTTAGCATGATGCCAAAACAAAGAGTAGACACAGAGCCCAAAGGTACTAGAATAACAAGACAAATACACCGTGTTAGTTTAACCCTTTCGATGTCACAAGGTACTttaaaaagtactttttttttccacattaaagCTACTGTTTCAACTTCAGAAACCAGTGGAACTGAGGGTGTTCCAACATTAACTGACACGTACTGCTCTCTCTTGATGAATTATGAATTcataaaaacattcagtcaGGATTTGTTGTTGCTCATTTTCCTGCGATGAGGTAAGACTACTgccaaatgtttgtttatgtaattaAAAACTCAATATTAAAACAGATGTTGAATATATCACCACTGTACAAAACTGACAGTGGAAACTTTTGAAGTATTATCCTCAACAGCAGGGGAGCGACAAGTAATTTTGGGCCAtgtgaaagaatataatattgggCCCCCCAAACCTTAATAGTGTTATTAATAGTGTTCTATTAGGGCCCCCCGTCAGTGCTTTTTgcattttataaacatttttggtGAGCTATTGCTATTGCtgttgttataataataataataataataataataataataataataaatgatacATTTCCCTTTTCTAGTGCTTCTACACCATCATCAAAAGACTGTAGATGGTACAGGTTTCATACTGGACTGCATTTTAAGTGTAAAAATATACTGCATCAAAATACCataacaaacaaagcattatAACTGAAGTGCAAATTTTCCAATCACTCGTTAACAGTGGACATCAGTAAAAGTTCAACAGAACTCTTCGCTTCAATTCCATGCAATGTGCAGGTTACAGCGCCTCTTTTTAACTTTATTCTGTAAATTTGTGATGTCTCTCAGGCTTATTGCCCAACATCCACTCAGATCCAGCGTGGACAACCGATTATCGGCAGTTACGAACCGTGACACTGTTTCCACGGAGATGTCAGAGCGATTGAGGTTAACGTGTTTCAGGCGCATCAGCGGTGGGCTGTCCGGGGTCCCTAAGGGTTTAGCATTGTGGTCTAAGACCAGTCGAAACACGGGGTCTAATGGACAGGGAACAGCAATCAGTGAGAGCTTCTCCAGAAGAACGGAACCTCTCAGTAGAGCCCATAGCGCCCCCTTCAGATGCCTCAGTGACATAAAAGGTCTCATCTGCTGCTCATCCAATGCAAAACTGAGggaataaaaaatacatttgtgcaTTAGAGTCTAACAAAGTATTACAGAGTGCAACATACATAATATTGGAGTGTGACAAGTGACACTGATTAATCAACATTTAGTTCTATAATTATACTTAATCTATAATTAATctataaatgtttaaattaagCACTTTAAATTTAGAATTAATATTATGAATGCAAATAATAGTGATACTTgaatgatattattattattactagtagcagtagtagtattagtGGTAGCACTACTAGACATACTGTCAGTATTAGTTGTAGAAAGAAAAGTATTAATTTGGTATATGGGGTCATTTTTTGCACTGTTTGAGTGACTGCTTTACTTACTTCAGCGTTACACAGCGAAGCTGAGGAAGACAGGACAAACGACTAAGCTCGTCTTCATCATtcgcctcctcctcttcctcctcctcctcctggtgTGAGGTTGGAGGTTCTATGAGAATAACAAGCGAGGTCAGCTTGGGGCAAGCCTTTATGAGTTCCATTAACGGgcagtctctgtttgttttgactccCTCCAGAGTTAAAGAGGTTAGGGTCGACCCCACGGATTGGGCCGCCGGGATCAGTTCCGACAGGGGCCCTGGGAACCGCATCGAAAGGTTCCGTAGCTGACCGGACCATCGGCCCAAGCCCTGGACTAAACGTGCACCCGACTGAGCCTCCtcgttatcatcatcatcatcttcatcttgaCAGTTGATTGAAAGAGCACAAATATCAGGGCAGAGTTTGCCAACGGCCGTCAAAGTCTTGAAACACACCCCATGAGCCTCTTTGAGAGGCAGTATGAcaacgttttctttttcatcgCTCTGACCTtgcactcctcctctctcatctgtcttctctctcggcacgtctttctctctgccaccTCCAACTCTTTCTTCGTCTCTAATGATCTCATCATCCTCGCTTCCTGCGGGAAACCACTCATCTTTTTCTtcagcaaaagaaaaattctCATGCCCCATCTCTGTCCCTTCTGCTCCTTTTCGTTCATTTTCCTGCATTCTCTCAGCCCATACGTCTCTGAGACTCGCCATACCTCTGCGGCTGGCGAAATCCTCCGCTACCCAGAATTCCTTACTTGCGATGAGGTTGCAGGCTCGTCCTAACCCTTCCATGGCGAGTCTCTGCAGAGATGGCTGCGTAAGTAATAAGTAAGCGACTGATAGGACTACAGCAGCTTCACTCTCCTCGAGACCAATGTCTAATGCTCGGATACTGAAGAGGAGCCTTGTCCCCTCGGGCCGTTGGACTATGGACAGCAGGTCTGGAGGAGTCAGGTGAAGACAACGGGAGACATCCAGGTGCCGTAGCCTGGGACAGTGTTGGGCGACTGCCATTAAAACCCTGCGGTCGCTCAGAGTtccagccagagagagggaacgcAGGGAGGGCAGGGAGCCCAGCAGCTCACAAAGGACTGGGGCAGAAATGTTTGTAGCATCACTGAGGTCCAGAGACTGCAATGACTGGGGAAGgtagggggaaagaaagaaagaaagaaaaaaagatagatcGAAAGAAGTGGGAGAGCTATCATCATTATAGAACGTCATAACAGTATAAGAAATAGTACGGGATTGTCACTCAAGCTTTTAAGTAACATTAAGTAATCATATGTgggtaatgtgtgtatgtggggcaGACCTGGCATCGCGTCCCAATGAGGGTACAGAGATTGGAGTTAACTAAATTAGGACAGGCGGACAGGGAGAGAGCGCGGAGCTGAGGCAGCAGGAGTAAGTGGAGGGCAGCACGAGTTAGCAGATTCCGCGAGGACAGAATACACACCAGCTCCTCCAAAATATCTCCCGCTGgaataagaaacagagagacattacACACAGGGTGTAAACACACGGAGACAGTCAAACCGACACACGTATCTCAGACAAAGTGGTTAAATATACAGAGAAACATAACAGATACAAACACTGTAAAGGCCAACTTGCAGAAACACACCTGTTCTCTCACTtctcacccatctctctctctcccacataggcacacacacacacacatatatgtattaCTCACGCAGCAGACTAAAGGGTCCCATGATATATCTGAAGAAGTACTGATCTATGTAGTTCTGGGCATAGTCTTTGACCCAAACCTCCTTCATATTCTCTGCCACACTAAGCAGGCACATACGCATCAGTGAGGAGGGGTATTCTCCATCTTCCTCGTTTGTGCCatgttttctccttctcttcctcaccctctctttctctggtttgGTCTCAAACTGACGAAACAGTGGCATTTCTCAGACTGTCCATAAATCACTGCAGAAATGTAAGGTACAAGCACAACCATTatcaccacagaaacacagacagtaatctGAATCAGTTatgaaaacatatgaaatgtATGAACATATGAAATGTGAATGACCTCAAAAGGTAAACATGTCGATGTGTGCACCAAAATGGAATTACAGACTCCCAAATGTGCGGACATACTATATCTCTGATACTTTTTCTATGTATGTAAGCTATACTTCATAATCCACAAGTTGCACAAAGTTGATTTTAAAGTAATGAGAGAAAGCTAATGACAGTGTCTCAGTTTAAGTCTAGTTTGTTTGCTCCCAGACATTCATTAAGCTTGTAAAATCTGTTAGGGAATtttggagtcccctgtaatgagagtttTCATGCACATGGGAGAGGTACACCTCAGAAAAGAAGTGCGGTTCTCACTGTGATTAAGGAGTGCAGACCttttcatacagtgagacagacttccAAGGACATCTATGAGGGTTTACAAGATAACTTCTCTCGTGGAGCACAGGATAATTCGTGTTCGCTCCGAggtgttgcagacacacagaggccttcTCTTCTACATAAGAAATGCGCATTGTTCcaacacacaggtacatttTGCTGCATGTAGTAATCAGGCAGGCTCAGGCccctataatattaatacttcttCATCATGACAACTGCCATGAGAcacattttccctctaaaaGCTACCATCATAAAGCAAAGCGAAATATTTCCCGCAATTCACAGCGTCAAAGTTGATCGCGGTCAAAGTAGAGCAAACCAATTTATCGTATCATTTATTGTTCTTAAAAATATCCGCAGTCAAGAGAAATCAAATGCAAGTGTCATGTAAACTGTACAAAGTCTGGTAATGTGGAAAGTCTCTCTTTATGTATTGTCAGCCAAGGTAATAAACGACCACCGCAGAAGCGTGCATAGTTCTATACATGCATGTtcaaagttaaaagttaaattgATTTGTTAATCTGGTCGGAGAGAAAACCTTTCCGCATTTACACCAAAGCTTGGAAGCGATCCAAAAACTGATGACGAGCCTAACTAGTTAACGTCAAGTTTATTGTCTAAATGACAGCCTTGGTCAGAAAGTTCAATATCTCttcaaatacacagagaatATGGCCTCATCTTCTGAGATCACGGAACGCTGGTCCCTTGCTCAAAAAAGTGTAGGTTTACATCAAAGACAAATCATGAAAAGGAATAAAAATCACATCTATACCTGTCCTCCACACTTCCTCGTTTCCTTTCCCTTCTTGTTGCACTACAGTCCAAGCGGTTCATAAACTGGGTATATGTCGCCATCTACTGAACTGGGAGGCGCATGTGCATAGAATTGTTAGACCTAGAATTTGTTCACCGTCAGTTATAATTTAAGTCACAATGAAATTGTAAACTAAGTCAGCAGAGTTTAGTTACTAAAGTGACAGCAGACTCTGTCTAATAAGGtcaatatctaaaaaaaaaaacagtcatgacAACAAACATTCGAAGTAAGCGTTGTCCTGAACTTTTAATTTCTTcgtctctcttttgtttttaaaagtctgggatttttattttctctctcttttgtttgattATTCCCTTAATTTGATATTCTTTCACAGGCTGCGGCTGCGCGGAGAGGCACCACTTCTAACTTCATAACAACTACATGCTTAAAATTGAccacaaaacaggagaaaaaaaaaataataataatggaattTGAGGaggtaaaaagaagaaacacaaaaTTCAACTACTGACAGCACGCCACATCTGCCTTGCAGAGTTTATCAAAACAATCAGTTGGGCTTATATAAACTGTGATAATCGATCTAAGAGCCACCAGGTGCGGTCAACATATTGCTGCCATCTCTGCGTAACTCATCAAGAGGCAAACTCCGCCTAGTGCTTTAGCACCTGAATAACACGATTTTCgtgtgtatttgaatgaattGCACACAGACTGCATTTAgcctttatttaaaatgattccataaaaaaaaacatacaagcaAATAGAGAAACAAAATTCCATATTGATTTGCAAGTGTCACCAAGCATCATTAAAGGttaagagagaacaaaaaaaatccctttttaaCCAAATGGTAAGCCACTTTAAACTTGATCTACTATTGCAGTGAGAGATAAATTTGCCCCAAAAGGTATTGTATTATTCCATATTGTATTAGAAAAAGCTGATGAAACACCTTACTCAAAACCAATCAGTCAGGACTGtgttctacaaaaaaaaaaaaagttatgacaGTGGAAGCATTTATGAGTGATGCAAAGAATGTCGTTTTCCATTTAGTCATgttcttcatttcagtttatgAAATAGCTCTGACAGGAACCACAAACTGGTCAATGTTTGCTAACTATCACGGAGTAGAAAATAGTGCATTTTTTGTgcattgtgtattttatttatcaCAGAAATTAAGGCATTAACTTCAATACccctaaaacattaaaacatgatCATATTCCAAATGCTGCAGCTTGATAACATAAGTACGAAATATAGGCCTaagtatgaaaacatgtttagtCTTCTTACTATGACCATACTGAAGGCAATcttaacaataacaacaacaacaacaacaaaactacaGAAATCTCTTTGCATTtcccatttctgtcttttttggggATGTAAGAGAGTGCATGATTGGGATTTGGGATTTCGTAGCTTTAGCGCGAGAGACCTTTTCAGTTTTCCGTTGGTTTTAGCCCATCTCATTGAACATTCCATGAGTGCCAGCAGGGATCCTGACAGGAACTTCAGCACGGCCCAGCTCCTCAAACGTCTTAGCAtccaggaccagcaggaaagAGCCCTCCTGTacacagggaggaggaggaggagaaggagaagaagaagaagaagaagaagaagaagaagaagaagaagaagaagaagaagaagaaatgctGTCATATatgctgtttgtctgttctgtggagCCTGTTACAGTGACGTGTGACAGGGCTCCTGTCACTCAGGGTAAATTCTAACCTCTCTGGGGGTGATAACAATTGACATGACCACGCCATCATCCTCCTCTACAGCATCAGGAGCTGCAACAAAGACAGGCTCTGAGGGGAACATGCCAGGGTGCCGCCatgcctgagaaagagagagagaaagaaagaaagagagaaataaagacagaaagaaagaaagaaagaaagaaagaaagaaagaaagaaagaaagaaagagagaaagaaagaaaaagaattttcactttttccatTCTCTTTGTCTTCGGTGCCCTGATATAATGTACTTGAATTTCATCGATTCTTTACTGTGGTACCGCTCTCCACTCAGGATATTAATGTAGCCAGGGCGCTTGCAATACACATACGCAACAGGgacagtacagaaaaaaaaacaagcaaatatgCTAAGCCAAAGCATTTTTATGACCTCAAGGCATGGCATCAGCTTTAAATTTGATTAACTTCAATTGCGCAATTACTTAAGCGTTCATTTTAAGCAAATGGTATTCGGCCCCTAACAGGAAGATACAGACCTTAATTTGTTTTCCCTGTAGGTCCATCTTAAggagcgagtcaccaaaaacgTGGCCAAAGCCACAGGCGTAGTAGTAGCGGTACGGACGACCGTTGTAGTGGGTGTAGTTTATTTGTGGGAACTCCAGGCCACCATACTCCAGCAAGTCATCATTGTGGAGGTTCTCATGGAAACAAAACACCTAATGGAACGGGATGTGAAAGATAATCATTTGCAACATTGTAGAACACAGAGCTCAACAACGTAGTTTAATGTCATATATGTCGTAATCAGTATGTTGGCCAACATAAACACTCACTGAAACGCACACTCGCACAAACACGGGAACTTACCCCACTGTCGGTTTTCACAGCCCTGGCAGACGTGTTTGGTAGGTTGATGAGATTCTGATCATTGGGTGCTTTCTCGTCTATTTCCAGTGGTAGGACATATCGACGTGGTAAGTTTGTGCAGAGTGAATTAAAGAACTGCAATGAGAGACACTTCATTCTTAAAACAGATTTATGTAACACTGcacataaatataaactatGAAAATCGTTTAAGACACCCCAAAATATCACATATATGTGGTGACGTATGCTAGATTAAAACTAAGAATTCAAAATATCCTCCAAGTTGTTGCTATATCATAAAGATTTTCAGTAAAAACTTTCCAAGTACTTTGTCAATACAAAAACTAAAACTTCAGTCTCCATTACTTTGTCCAGTTGCTCTCCTTGAGCCCTGAGGTTTTCCAGAGTGAAGTCCCCGATGACATTGCCATCATCTCCACAGCACATGTCCATAATGAGGTGGCCCTGGTCCTCATAAGCATTAATCTGATGGAGGGTGAACATGGCACTGGTGTAGTACTTTGTCTTCAGGAGCTATAAGAAAAAGGGGAATTCACCATAAAAGTAAGAGATTATACTTCAGCCAGTCACGAAATCAAGCTGGTGTTTAAACCAATCTGGGTCTAGGTCCAGCCTAAAATACaaaatgagaatttttttgTACTATCGATATAATATATTGTGTTAAAACAAGCTATTGTTGTATAAAACATCTCTGCCATTGGTTCAAGACTGTCACCTTTGTAACACTGAGAGACTGCGTAATGTGTCACATGTTATGGGAAAGGCCATTTTCTTGTCTTATACAAGTGAGCTTTATTACATTACAGGACTGTTGTGATAACTGTACTAGCTGGGGTGAGCTATCACTGGTTTTATCAGGACCACTGATAGGGGGCTTGGTGGGTTTTGAGTTTTTGACTTGCCTtgcctctgtgtctttgtgagtgtgagtttttGATTTGCCTtgcctttgtgtctttgtgagtgtgagtttttGACTTGCCTtgcctctgtgtctttgtgagtgtgagtttttGACTTGCCTtgcctctgtgtctttgtgagtgtgt encodes:
- the LOC115828018 gene encoding uncharacterized protein LOC115828018 isoform X1, translated to MPLFRQFETKPEKERVRKRRRKHGTNEEDGEYPSSLMRMCLLSVAENMKEVWVKDYAQNYIDQYFFRYIMGPFSLLPGDILEELVCILSSRNLLTRAALHLLLLPQLRALSLSACPNLVNSNLCTLIGTRCQSLQSLDLSDATNISAPVLCELLGSLPSLRSLSLAGTLSDRRVLMAVAQHCPRLRHLDVSRCLHLTPPDLLSIVQRPEGTRLLFSIRALDIGLEESEAAVVLSVAYLLLTQPSLQRLAMEGLGRACNLIASKEFWVAEDFASRRGMASLRDVWAERMQENERKGAEGTEMGHENFSFAEEKDEWFPAGSEDDEIIRDEERVGGGREKDVPREKTDERGGVQGQSDEKENVVILPLKEAHGVCFKTLTAVGKLCPDICALSINCQDEDDDDDNEEAQSGARLVQGLGRWSGQLRNLSMRFPGPLSELIPAAQSVGSTLTSLTLEGVKTNRDCPLMELIKACPKLTSLVILIEPPTSHQEEEEEEEEANDEDELSRLSCLPQLRCVTLNFALDEQQMRPFMSLRHLKGALWALLRGSVLLEKLSLIAVPCPLDPVFRLVLDHNAKPLGTPDSPPLMRLKHVNLNRSDISVETVSRFVTADNRLSTLDLSGCWAISLRDITNLQNKVKKRRCNLHIAWN
- the LOC115828018 gene encoding uncharacterized protein LOC115828018 isoform X2, giving the protein MPLFRQFETKPEKERVRKRRRKHGTNEEDGEYPSSLMRMCLLSVAENMKEVWVKDYAQNYIDQYFFRYIMGPFSLLPGDILEELVCILSSRNLLTRAALHLLLLPQLRALSLSACPNLVNSNLCTLIGTRCQSLQSLDLSDATNISAPVLCELLGSLPSLRSLSLAGTLSDRRVLMAVAQHCPRLRHLDVSRCLHLTPPDLLSIVQRPEGTRLLFSIRALDIGLEESEAAVVLSVAYLLLTQPSLQRLAMEGLGRACNLIASKEFWVAEDFASRRGMASLRDVWAERMQENERKGAEGTEMGHENFSFAEEKDEWFPKDVPREKTDERGGVQGQSDEKENVVILPLKEAHGVCFKTLTAVGKLCPDICALSINCQDEDDDDDNEEAQSGARLVQGLGRWSGQLRNLSMRFPGPLSELIPAAQSVGSTLTSLTLEGVKTNRDCPLMELIKACPKLTSLVILIEPPTSHQEEEEEEEEANDEDELSRLSCLPQLRCVTLNFALDEQQMRPFMSLRHLKGALWALLRGSVLLEKLSLIAVPCPLDPVFRLVLDHNAKPLGTPDSPPLMRLKHVNLNRSDISVETVSRFVTADNRLSTLDLSGCWAISLRDITNLQNKVKKRRCNLHIAWN